Genomic segment of Brassica napus cultivar Da-Ae unplaced genomic scaffold, Da-Ae ScsIHWf_259;HRSCAF=431, whole genome shotgun sequence:
GCGAAACTACGTTGTATAGTAAGAGTGCACGTGCACCcattattatttaacttttgatttttttatattgtacatTAAAGGTGAAAATGACCTATTTGGTCATGGTGCACCCTAAACTTCTAAACAACCTAAGTTCAATACTCATATTTTAACTTATATCATTATATTcagtatattaaatttttatgcaTCCAATAGAAAATAGGTCTGGTTTCGCCGGTTTATTGCTTCTTTTAGCTAATGTTGTTTCCAGTGTCTCTGGTTTTCTTCTTTTCGCTCTTATAGTAAGTTGCTAatccccctatatattaaaagagaagtcactttagtgatttctggtGACGTGTCGTTTATAGGTGAAGTTTCaagaaaattgttataatttgattggtcgatgatttttaatttttatttatttaattttgatctaaaatttaaggtaagtttaaaatcatttaacatcacttgccatataatctacagaataacaatttatggaaactgattctcgaaattatagaaagattaataatgttttatttattacttttaatatttataaactataaaatataatgaacgaaatcttttataagataattataattgttttatactctacttgatgaattgtattcgaatataattatataataattattttaaatattaaaaaattcaaacatgtttattaatattatttttaaattatttatcgttgtttaaagaataaatttatcataattttaaaataatttacagaatgttataaattattaataaaattaaatttactttatattgaatatttgtttatttttaaatattttttagaatttctttttgatttatattttccaTCGAcactattaaaaaggaaagccCTCTAAATACTTACCTTATTTTGTAATTTCGATATATCATTTAATTCATCGATCCCACTATAATAGGAAAGTATCATTGAATACTAATTGCAagggaaaacataatttaatgaCCAATTAACATCACTTTCCAAATGacttacataatattattaataactatttatggtaactaattgtcgaAAGTATGGTATATAAAtccattttattaattcaaataaatattttggattCCAAATGacttacataatattattaataaccatttatggtaactaattgtcgaAAGTACGGTATATAAAGTCATTTTATCAATTCAagtaaatattttggtttattattttatgtagtctatagatatattagaatataaagtcattttatcaaatcaaataatttattttaattcatcGATCCCCTATAAAAGGAAAGTAACATTGAATAAtgattgaaaaggaaaaaataatttaatcccTCTATTAACATTACTTGCGCAACAATATTAGTTAATACATGTAATAATTAGTTTCCTTATTACAAATGGAAAGAATTCTCTTGATTTTGTTGAttgattttttagaatttctttttcgatttattttaatcaaCGACACTactaaaaatgaaatcactttaATACTTAACTAGGTGACCGGTCCGCACCCTGTGCGGGCATAAGAACATGATCGGTCCGCACTCTGTGTTCTCTCTCGGCCCGTATCTCACGAGAGGGAACACAGTAACGTCAGTATGAAGAGCcagatattgtgtgtatgtataattgcaacgtcacaaaatattttgtgtgtttacgaagatactttcattcaaaaaatggaataaatagtgtatagtttttgaagtaacagattttatattatcattaattagaattgtattgtatatgtttcgtaattctttattttaggtgaataatattatttttccataaataataaacaaacatttatgtagacatattaaaagaaaatataataaaaatcaaaatattatccataaataatataaattatgaagtacatttctcgataaagaaagcaaattcaattagaaacttgcaaaaattaaataaattttgtaagcaatttgacgggttaacaatatttgatagatttctaaatttttaaattttattgaacatgtgataatattaaattgacataccgtcatcggtctcctaactcatcacaacccatctagcaaatacaaaaaaataaataattgcaacagtttattcattttaaaatttgtatttgaaaaaaaaagtagattaaaattacgtaccgtGACTACAAAATATTCTGACAaacttgtttgtagacaacattcaatatttttgtccgcggcttcccttctttaccagttattaggatttttaatccaaatctcgacttaactcttgaaagtgaaactttgccttgcattttgtaagcattttataaattattttaaaattatgaaaaatttattctttaaacaacgataaataatttaaaaataatattaataaatatttttggatttagtaatatttaaaatagttattatataattatattcgaacataattcatcaagtagagtataaaactattataattattttatataaaatttcgttcattgtattttataatttataaatattaaaagtaataaataaaacattattaatctttctataatttcgagaatagtttccataaattgttatttgtaatattcgttagattatatggcaagtgatgttaaacgtcaataagttaaacaattcttccatatttggaaaacatatatatatatatatatatataacaatgacaAATTAAATGGTAGAGTATGTAAACACCTGTTTTCTACCAGCGTGAGTTAGAACACCGccgtatttaagaatcataaggGCCTCTACAGGTCTTTATTCTTCGCCTTCACCATCCCACTTCAACGGCTTCAGTTGAACCTTCATGTATATCCCTGAGAAATTACCTCCCTGCGCCATTCCAAAAGGTTCTCTCCTGTGAGAAAATGAcctcatgaattaaataaaaaatgcataatgctagcttacttataagatagtatattcaacaaaaaaatgatataagatagtattactaaatgatactatGTAATACTTTCCCAGACAATATtcaacaaagagagagaaagtactaaagaacctcttcaagaactgCTTTAACTTGGTGAAGCTTCTCATGATTTTCAATCAAGGTTTTCTGGATCACTATCACTCTCACGACCTggtctacatataaaaaaaaggaagaccatATTGTCGTTACCAGTATTCAACACATGAAAAACATAGACCACACATGCTTTTTGGAGACAAGACACAAAGAGTTGAGTTCAGGGTTCTAAAGATGAGGagcctttgcgtctaaacacatttttcttagcacacaagcagcattgtcgtaataccttaatagtatgagaggagagatttgtgaataatactttaaagaatgaaaagagaatgtttgtattttaagacttgggtatctcctatatatatacagtcgatttattctcatattaatgattttaatattttgcacaATAAGTAATAAAATCGtctaaagaaagatattaaatgtgtattgtcaaaaaatgatttgcatatgatatgattttaacttgcgcaagtaatccatattagaaaggtaagttattaaaaacaaacaacctaattagaaacattaaaatattttgtaagcaatataataaatatgatatcaacatgcgcaagtttaccgtttgaataataagaaaagtttttaatatttgtcttaattctaaatcttgcccaagggtaaactaaatcgataaaatttaatgtattcaacttgcgcaagtaatccatattctgaataagtgatttgcatatttaatgatttcaacttgcgcaagtaatctatattagaaaggtaagttattaaaaacaaattttgtcaataagttatttgcatatttaatgatttcaacttacgcaagtaatctatattagaaaggtaagttattaaaaacaaacaacctaattagtaggggtgggcactttatccgatatccgaagtggcacccgaacccgatccgaaaaatacgaactgaaatccgaaccgaagtagcaaaatacccgaacgggtattgaataaggagagattggatacccgaacccgaacggataatacccgaacccgaatggatatcccaagataaccgaacatatgtataattaaccttatatttttagtttacatctctcattttatataaaatatttatattgatactacacatactttaagttcatatgatatacatacaattacgaaaaaaatgatttgctactcacttaaaatgcatgtcaagttttttattaaaaaaattaacaaaaagttacatccgaaatttaaaaaaaataactaaattaatgcctttttagttttaaaatgttatgtccaaatctattaactattcaatctattaaaaataaaaaattagttaactgaaagttatatttttaaatataagaaacttgagaaataaaattttaatttttttcaaaatctaaatatccgaaccatatccgaaataaccgaatccgaactaaaaatacccgaacccgacccgaagtacagaaatacccgaacgggttctacacctctatactgaaatacctgaaaatccgaaatacccgacccaaacccgaacgggtacccaaggctaaactaaatcgataattattatcccttagctatatatgggcttaacgaaatcgacaatagttttgggcttgtctacataagcaattgattaaaataaatgaaaaagaaaaattcaaaaaaaccagccaatagaattataacgtTTTTCCTGAGAAGCTCTATATGAGTGCCACctcagcagaaatcactaaagtgacttctcttttaatgtataggggGACTTTTGTGTTTTCTCGATTCAAAGAACATCTTTTTGCGATCATTTCtctgtttaattcattaaatactcactaaatattttagatgttAGAGAAACGAAATTAATTGACAAgatattttctctcctaaaatcatgcatttaaaacttaatatatatGGTGAGACTTGTCAACCAAAATTCTGGTGCAATCTATTCACGAGATGTTCTCCTTTAGCTTTATTAACAAgatattccaaaaataatattaccttataagtataagatttattgagaatttattaaagaataTTCTACTTCTTAGCTTATCATGCAAGCTAAATCAATGAGAAACGTCTACCAATTTACTATAAATAAGACATTCACAGTAGAAGAAACGAAATAATTGAACTTTGTATTCTGAACTTTTAATGTTAATAATGTTCTgaacttttttcttcttcttattttagAACATTAAGCTTTTATATTTCATGAGAgctgatttttcttttggtttatatGCAGATACTCTATTATGACGATTTCTCCACTGAAGCTATATATGATTTGATTGTACACCTCTTTGATATATAATTTCGATAACATCTTTGTTCCTCAATCTGGTAAAAAAATTTTACTCAATTTGATAACATCTCTCAGCTAAATCATTTCAATAGCATCTTTTTGTGCtgcgaatattttttttttttatttgtagatttatattattgtttagaaTTATAagcttatatatacacatatttgttttttggtttgctgattgtgattttttttatatttttttcagagATGATTTGAGAGAAGTGGTCATATTTCATACCTCTAAGAGTTCACCATTCCGATCCTGCAAAAGATGTGCACTTAGAATGGTATTTTCTCTACTGTACATCAAAATTggataatcaattatatttttaaaatatctatagtAGAATGGTATTTTCTCTACTGAAATAATATCTTATTTCCTAATCTCATGctttaatatttaaactttaagGACAAGATTTGTtaattaaatcattagtgtaaACTACTCCCGAGATattctcttttttatatttaaaatgtaattttagtaACAATATATTCCATAAATAATCCTAACTTATAGGtagatacatttttaaaattaatttgagaaCATTCTATTACATAGCTTATTGTGAAAgctaaatattttagtaaagtcTAGCATTTTACTTATCTTTTGTGTTTGCTCGATTCAAATAACATCTTTTTGAGATCATTTCtctgtttaattcattaaatactcactaaatattttagatgtCAGAGAAACGAAATTAATTGACAAgatattttctctcctaaaatcatgcatttaaatcttaatatttatgGTGAGACTTGTCAACCAAAACTCTGGTACAATCTATTCACGAGATGTTCTCATTTAGCTTTATTAACAAgatattccaaaaataatattaccttataagtataagatatattgagaatttattaaagaataTTTACTTCTTAGCTTATCatgtttttatcaaaagaaaacgtCAGTAGatcatattaatttttacatGTTCTTTCAGACTTGAGTTTATCAGAAGATCAAATTAAGAGTTTATCTTTGGCGGAGATTGAATCAATCATGCGTTTGAACGGAAGCTCATTTAcattgtttaagttttgaaaCGTGTTATCAATAGTATACTCTTCTATTGGTTAAGATGTGGCTTTTGTTagattttctattaattaattttttttgttttacttttgtgGAATTCGCGATATTGTAATGTAGTAAATCAATAATAAAGACATTTTTCTCACTATTAATaggtgagagagagagggagggagagagagggagggagagggagggacggagagagagagagggagggagagggagggagggaggagggaggaggagaggggagagagagtgggagagagggagagagagagattagtgTTTACGGTATATCCAAAAATTTTGAGTTTattgtttatgatttatccgGTAAAGCCAAAGGGTTAGAGTATACttaagggtttaaggtttaccaagagtttagagtttaaaaattaatgaatataatttgtatattttacaataaaaaaataaaaactaacagCAAAGTAGATTGCATTATATCTTGAATTAAATAATGTTAAGAAGATTTATAGTTTTCAACCACAAATAATGAATCATAACTATGTgattattatacatataatatatattatgcataTACATGTCATTGTATGTAAAAATTAACTAACCATGtaaaattaaactaatcataataTTAATATCCGCATATGCGATAAAATATCCGCATATGCGATACAATATCCGCAGTCACTCCATAGAGAGCTGGATATTTAATTGCCGAGTTAATAGTTTTGATAAGCTGACAGAGTCTGATTCGAAAATCACCGACTGCAATTCGTATCTTCTCTCTGCTCAACCCATTTCTAACATTATTTATTccatatttattacatattttgaactttttattctatattttgaattttttatgtcCTTAATTACATTCTGAAATGGTAAAGGAGGGTTTCAATGGGAATgtagtgataatataaaatatgttacctctgaaactatacactatttattccagattttgaaaataaaatatcttcttaaacatacaaattattttaGAACGTTGCAATTATACGTACACACAATAAATACCTTTTGATACTGAAATTACTTTGTTCCATCTCgtccatgtaaaatattgaataccaacatttttttgtaccTGATGCTTTCTCCCAAGGGCGGTGgtattatgatataaaattcGTTACTATGTACTACTTAGTTAATAATTTGAATATGTTTATGTTCGCACAGGGTGCGGACCGGCCACCTAGTGTAATATATAAAACTCCGAAAatggttaaattttttaatatttagacccaaaaaaTTCAGAACTGTGACCTAGCGAAAAATAATAGAATACCGAGGAGGATGTTCGTGTGTATCTGAAACGAGTATGTGGGCTTTACTTGGCATTAATGTAGTGGGCCGAAAATTGAGAAGTCCAGTAAataagttatttatttttcttgttgaaCAAGCTCGCCGTGCCTTCCTTGTATAGAGCAGAGGAAGTTGTAAGCGAAATCAAGGAATCGAGAACCCAGAAGAAGAGTGAGAGGAAAGTTTCTTCAGGTAGTTTACTTGTTAATCGAATCCGTTAATTTTCCTTTTGTTCTTGTTCCTCAGTATCTTTGAAATCTGATTCATTAGTTCCGTCCCCATGGATCAGTTTTCTTCAGAAGTGACTAAAATCTGGATAATTCGTTAATATTAGTTTCTctgttgattttgatttatcttGGCATCACTAGTTCAATACCTGTGTGTTAATGAATGAGCCTGAGAAAGTGAagagttttatgaatttttcgTTTAATCAGTGTTCAGGGATTCACTTGTGGCTTTTTTGTGTGATGCTAAGATAGTGTAGAACAATGACTTAGGCGCGCTTAGAATGAATAAAGATGAAGActttcattgtcataatttgttGGGCGTTTTTATGTTTTCTCCAATGCAGCTGTTTCCAACATGTCTCGGAGGTATGACAGTCGCACCACCATCTTCTCACCGGAAGGTCGTCTCTACCAAGTTGAGTACGCTATGGAAGCCATTGGCAACGCTGGCTCCGCTATTGGAATCTTGGCCAAAGACGGAGTTGTCTTGATCGGTGAAAAGAAAGTCACCTCTAAGCTTCTTCAGACCTCCACATCCGCTGAGAAAATGTACAAGATCGATGACCACGTGGCCTGTGCTGTCGCTGGCATCATGTCTGACGCCAACATTCTGATCAACACCGCTCGAGTCCAAGCTCAGCGTTACACCTTCATGTACCAAGAGCCTATGCCGGTTGAGCAGCTGGTTCAGTCTCTATGTGATACCAAGCAAGGGTACACACAGTTTGGTGGTCTTCGTCCCTTTggagtttcttttctttttgcagGATGGGACAAGAACCATGGGTTTCAACTCTATATGAGTGACCCTAGTGGGAACTACGGTGGATGGAAAGCTGCAGCCGTTGGTGCGAATAATCAAGCTGCCCAGTCTATTCTTAAGCAAGACTATAAGGATGATGCGTCAAGGGAAGAGGTGGTTGAGCTGGCTCTCAAGGTTTTGAGCAAGACCATGGACAGCACGAGCTTGACATCTGAGAAGCTCGAGCTTGCTGAGGTGTTTCTGACTCCATCAGGGAGTGTTCAGTACCATGTTCACTCGCCTGAGTCTCTCACTAAGCTTTTGGTGAAGCATGGTGTGACCCAACCAGCTGCAGAAACTTCCTAAGCTTGAAACCACTAGACTTGTACGGTAATCGACATTCTGTCACAGAATTTCTGTGTTTGTGCTTTACCATTTGCTTTGTTTTCCTTTGGACTTGAAGATACTGTCTCAAAATCAATTACTACTCTGGTTATGTCATGATGGTTGACGTTAGGGGTTGGTTCAGTTATATGTTGTTATGAATCGAATCTGAGcacttttatttttgaaatccgGTTTTGTCTCTTTTCTCCACAAATGAATTTCACATCAAAATGATAAATGCAATGTATTATTTTTCTCTACTTTATTCTGCGACATTTTTTGtgttaacattttattttgtgaTATAATATTGAGAAAGTTACCTAGAATAACCTATGTTTTATAACAAATGACTACACTAGCCTGTCAAATTCATTATTGCTCTTGTCTATATGAAGTGAATTTTCGCattgtataaattatataaagagaaaaagactaagataacaccaaaccaagtttttgtttccaaattagcactcaaggctcaaagtcacaaaaataggtttcattaaagaggtaaatatacacttataccccttgggttaattaatctaaaccttagggtttagagttaaggggtaggattttggaattagggtttaaaattttataaaaaataaatactaaaataaaaaataaaaattttaaaaacagtttcaaaaagtatttttaaattataaaaagaaaatttgaaaaaaaaataaaaaaaaatttcgaaaaacaaaattagaaaaatttcgaatctgaaaacagaaactataaaaaaatttttttttattttatttatttttattttatttatttttgtttgtttatttaattttaaaccaaaggtattagagatattttaccttttaatgaatgtcatttttgtgactttctccttctagtgctatttttgagacataaacttcaaaaggtgctattattgacaattgctcTTATATAaactaggaaaaaaaattaaaacgaatttaaattatttttattaaataagtgaTTTAAATTGATAGTAATAAAATTACCCAAATtgtaaatctatattttaaaataaaaaaaagataattcatatatattgtgttgttatatgaaaatatcctgttaattaaaaaaattaaaaactaaaacactGAAAacacataactaaatattaatcaagtaaaattttaattttatataattaaaacaagaatattgtataatttttaagatttatttattaataatgaatataatatgcaAAGAAATTTTCAAAGAATTTAAATGTAAGAATTttcaaatgaaaacataaataataattggttaaaaagaaaacataaatactaatttataattatagttttttcaATAGTAATGAATGTCTTAATAAAgattatcccctatatattaattgagacattaaaaaaattgtaacatatattttgtactaattacaaaaatatccaATGATGCGTCACTTAATTAGGGTGTCAATTTGGTTTACGTGTCAACATAAGAATCAATCGAATAATTTGTAGGTCCAAAATTTAATTGTTAaacaacattatattaacccaaaatataacaaaaatgtgttatttccttaaataaaagctattgttaaaaaacaacaacaaaaactacTATACCTTATGCTCTTAAAGTAATATGTACAACggaattaatatatagtagtattatattaaaaatgtcaGATGCTTGAATTTTGACTAACTAATGACTAATTCCCATCATCACACAGACCATGGTTAGCTAAAAATGAATAGCAGACGAAGTCACGAAACTACAAAATTCAAACTTAGAAATCAGAATGTGGATAACAAAATAAGGCAGAAAACATTATGTGATGGTTTACAATGCTTTGTATAGATCTAGATGCGTCGATGGCCTTTTCCTTTCCACAATTGTCACGACTCACATGTGTCACCAAATATCCGATCTAACCGAACATGTGGCGTCTAGTCTTTCCAAGCTTTGGGCAATCATGGTATGAGTGGAATCCATCATTTGTGGGCAACTCAATTCTTCTCTCATAGATGTTTCTGCTGGAAGATCAATTCACTTTGGTCGATACGCATAAATCTCCATGACCAAAAGCTTCCTtccagcaacaacaacaatagcGTTAACTCCAACTCCCTTGACACTCACTTCCTTGTAAATATCTCCgatcatccttcttctctgtctccatctcttcattttcttcttcctcatggatcatcctctccttcttccttttttCTCCACTTATCGGCGCTGGATAGATATCCGATATGCTTTGAGGTACTCAAGGTTTTGTCGAGATCCAAGTGTTAAGCGAAATCTCTCACAATTGCAGAGGATTTCGTCAGCGATTACGATTCCTTAAACGTTAGCAAAGACGATGGTAGCAGTGGTGATAGAGATAACGGTGGAAGAGAGAACGCAAAGAAGatcgattcttcttcttctttttttcctatcatataaatattttttttcttgtgggaCTCATCTAATGCTGAGGTGGATGCCTCAAGAAAAGAATAAACGATgacattatatatatgattttatagaTGATGAAAGACATTGAGCTAAAGCATTCACTTTCTTTGTAGATAAAACCATGAGAGATAGTGAAAAAGTTGTTGTAGGTTTATGAATTTACTTCTATATTTATTCTTTTCCTTCTCTTCCCATACAATTCTTGAAAATTAAGTTCGGAGGCAAATCCATATAAAATCTTGAGCTAAAGCATTCACTATTCTTTTGCTTGAATTCTGGATATAGTAAGCAAAGTCTCTCCATAAAATTTTATgccaaaaaaagagaaaaatattcaTCAAGAGGTTTGTAGTTAAAATACAAAGATCTGAAAAAGCTACAAACTCATAAAGACTTCCTGCATCAGTCTTAGTATGAGCTCTTAATAGTTGATACATGCCTACAATCAAATCTCCTTTGTTATGTCCTTCTGAATTGTGTATACATACCCTTTCGTACTCTTTTTCTTCAGTTAATGAAGCACTATACTTCCAGTAGCAGAAAGCACAGTTTGAGCCGCAACGCAAACAATTAAATGCTAGACTCAAGATACAGAGAAGAGGTAAAAGGTAAATATGACTCATCAAAACCGGTGGTTAAGCTGAATGGACAAAAAGAATAACTTGAGGAGAACACACAATGTAAAAGATGAATCAACAAAACACGAGTGTATTGCAGAGACGACAACACAGCTTGCGTTGCAATTCAAACAGTCAAAGTCTAAGATTCAATATTTTGAGAAGAGACAAAGGGTCAAAGATGATGACGCAGAAAAACTTAAGCTGCAGGGAAAGAAAACCTAAATTGAGTTGCAACTCAAGCGATCAA
This window contains:
- the LOC125601533 gene encoding proteasome subunit alpha type-4-A-like yields the protein MSRRYDSRTTIFSPEGRLYQVEYAMEAIGNAGSAIGILAKDGVVLIGEKKVTSKLLQTSTSAEKMYKIDDHVACAVAGIMSDANILINTARVQAQRYTFMYQEPMPVEQLVQSLCDTKQGYTQFGGLRPFGVSFLFAGWDKNHGFQLYMSDPSGNYGGWKAAAVGANNQAAQSILKQDYKDDASREEVVELALKVLSKTMDSTSLTSEKLELAEVFLTPSGSVQYHVHSPESLTKLLVKHGVTQPAAETS